GTGTAAATGTCATGTTTTAGGCTTCTATAGGTCGGGATGGTTTCAATTTGTTTGGTCACATCCCTTGTGAAATGTTATTATCTTGTGGAGGTGTTCAACTCTAGTGGCTAACACATATCTAGACGTGGGGTATGAGGGTATGATTCGTCAACTATATGAAACTAGAAATTGAGCACATCCATATCGGATATATACCCGAAACAGATTTTGGTGCATGATTTGTATTACGTTGCACTTGCAGATACCCCTGGATCACTATTTGCCAACATGGAGAGGAAATGTGATAGAAGCAAAATTGGAGATGAATCCATCTCGTATACTGGGGATGTCTCTATCAGTTAATGCAGATGGTGGTGTCCCTGGTGCTAATTCTGGGCCTGGTGATTTCAAATTGGAAATTGATTGGATTAAAGCCCTCCGTACACAATGAATGATTCTGCTCTACCTTGGACAAAATCCGGGCCTTACTTCGATTTCCTCATCATAACAGGTTGTTTTCACAATTCCggttagaaaaatgaaaaaggtttATGCTTCCCGATGGCTGTAAtttattcttctttctttttccattacTTTATCTCTGGTTTTACTGCCAATGATGGATTGAAATCTGAAACCAACACCTCACATTTCCGGCCCACCCTATAAACACTAAAAAGGAATCCACGCTAACCAATTTTCTTAAAGACATGGAAACTTAGGTCGTTTATGTGTAGTGGGTAAGAGTAAGTTTTAAGTAACCATATCTTGTTGATCAAGTTACTGATAAGTTTTGTGTATGGTTATCTGTTTGGTCATGTAAGTGGCAGTAATACGAACTTTTAGTGAATCAGTAAATGAAGTGATTTTAGTTTGTTATAATTAATGAGGATAGGAACCCACTTTCAATATCACGCtatattaaaccaaaaaaaaaacatttttttatttaagatctTCGATTTTATTCGGCATTTGATGCCAACAGACACATTTAAGGGTGTAAATATATTATGTGCATTTTAGAATATATGATTGGAAAATAATGGGAATGGGAATGACGTGGAAAAATATCTTCCAAATAGAGCTGTAGGAGCACATGCACATGCAAAATGCAAGCTCGAATCTCTCTCCATAACGTTTTATTATCTCCCTGCAAATGCCGACTGCTATTATAtatcttcaattaaatcaaTGAAATCATACAAATCTGCATGGTAGAAAacgatatataaaataaataattggagTTCATGCACTGAATATGATTTGATGACTAAACTAAGATGCAAGGTACCTTCACCgactatattttattaaaaacattatacCATTGAGATTGgaatattaaattcattaaatataatttttactcaatGATCTGTTGAGGTACTCCAAGGGACGGAACCATAATCTTTGTTTTTGATTCTCTTTTTTACTCCTCCAttgttttgaaatgcaaattgcAAGAGATGGAGATAACAAATGAATATAATAAAGAAGAAGTGGTGATGTTGGTTGGTTCTACAATGTTAGAGAAGGAAAAAGGCACGTGATTTGGGGGCAGATTCTAAACAAAATTCATTGTTTAGGAGTTTGGACCACAGTAGTTTCGAGACATTGCTGCTCCTCACACCGACAACTTTCTCTGTTTGTATAGACTGctctaaattctaaataatCCCCATGCCTCATTACATTTGGGGATTAATCAAGGTACTTGCATTTAGGAATGGTATGTTTTTATGATCTTGTATTTTAGGAGAAATTTAATCTTTTGGTAAGACAATGTGAATCATTATTTCCTCCCTCAACATAATCTAGATGTACGTGGTAATACCTGAATAATGATGCACATAATTTGAAGATGATCATAATGACATGTTTTTTAAAGTAGTAATTCAATTGGAATCTAAAATTTGAAGCATTGGATTTTGGCAGAACTTGACGGTGGTTTTTTCGTAAATAAGGATGAGGTTAAGCCACTTATTTCAATCAACTTGTAAAAGAAATTAAGCCACTTGCCATTGAGTTTTGGACAAAACTTGATCAAGCCCACCATCCTCCCTCCATTGATGGGCCCCTCCAACTTTCAAATATCATGAAATTTGACTcactcaatttagtttttaaattctaaaagttgTATAAGAAAAGCAAGgtgaactaattaattaaccaaatgTTGTCACGGTAAGCAAAGTAGTGGATACACAAATAGGCAAAATATCTCAGCCTTTTGGAGCAATCCCCACCGTCCCATCTACCTCATCTTATCCATAGCCCCCCACACTACTTCAAACGTTGAAACCAATAAACCCAacgttaatttgtaaaataacaACGCCTATATAAATGCACaacataaaaacttatataaacgaCCGCTTTCTGGAGAGTTTTGTTTGCAGAGACACTCTCTTACCCTCCTTtcgtttcatttcatttcatttatctgtttttcttttctctttgcgGAAGTACATGCTAAGGATTCCACAAAGACAGTGTCCTAACTCCCAACTCATGTTTCTAAATTCTAGTCTTGTTTAGGTGGGTTTGGCTTGGTTTAGTGCTTTCTTTTCCCGTTTTAAGTTGTCTtgtttattactataatttatCGACGAGACAAAAGGACTTTTGTTTCGAGTTTTTTGGTCTGGTTTGATTTTTTAAGAATGGCAAatggagaagagaaaaacaATGATTTCTATGCTGTTTTGGGGTTGAATAAGGAATGCACTCAAACAGAGCTCAGGACTGCTTATAAGAAACTTGCCCTGGTTAGATTTTAGCCCCATTTAATTCTGTTTATTTTGTGGTGTTTACTCATGCACTATGAAGAACATGCATTGAAGTCAGTTAAAACAAGCTCTTGTTTTGGCTATGAAATTATATACCCAATGTTTGTAAACCGGTCCTGTAAAATTCTGGGTTTTATCGTGACATTAAAAGATAATGAAGCCTTCAAAATTATATGATTGTCACGAAACTTTTTACagtaaaagcaaaaaaataaaaaataaaatgtttgaattttggttgtTGTTTGTTGGGGACAGAGATGGCACCCTGATCGTTGCTCTGCCTCGGCAAATTCCAAGTTTGTGGAAGAAGCCAAGAAGAAATTCCAGGCCATTCAACAAGCCTATTCTggtaatttactattttaccacTATTCATTTGCAATTTGCTTTTTATAGTCATGCAAGTTGAgatttattttttctgtttaaGAGGGAGAATTATTGGATTGAGATTCACGAGATGTTTGTTGTGTTTTCACTTTGACTTTTTATACAGTTCTGTCTGACGCAAACAAAAGGTTCTTGTACGACGTAGGAGTTTATGACAGTGATGACGACGAAAATGTATCTCTTCTCAACactcctttttatattttatttatattttaattcaagtaGATTTAGGGTTAATGGAATGGTTTAATTTTCAGGGCATGGGAGACTTTTTGAACGAAATGACTACCATGATGTCCGGTGTAAGTTTCTTTCATTGTTTTGATCTTTACGGGTTTATTAATGGCATTGCCATTGCTTCTGTTTTAGTAGACATAATTGATTGCAAATAGCCCATTTGCTGCTCTTTTGCCCTTTTTATGTAAACTCGCActg
This sequence is a window from Gossypium raimondii isolate GPD5lz chromosome 5, ASM2569854v1, whole genome shotgun sequence. Protein-coding genes within it:
- the LOC105768364 gene encoding uncharacterized protein LOC105768364 isoform X2; protein product: MANGEEKNNDFYAVLGLNKECTQTELRTAYKKLALRWHPDRCSASANSKFVEEAKKKFQAIQQAYSVLSDANKRFLYDVGVYDSDDDENGMGDFLNEMTTMMSGENGEESFEELQELFEEMFQADIDSLDCSGQSPISCSASSSFASYGDSSGSNNRSSSEMSSGETMPENIDAQPNHIFLGTDGTQGRHQATEKNQRRNHRRSRR